Below is a window of Macadamia integrifolia cultivar HAES 741 chromosome 8, SCU_Mint_v3, whole genome shotgun sequence DNA.
ATTTTGTCGAGACTTTGTTGGATATGTATATCCATTAAACTCAATTTATTGATAAGACTGTTTATTGATGcacaatatttatttattgggcttgtaagttgttccatgggttttcacTTAAAATTGTTCTCGAATAGGGATAGGACCGAACATCTTGCTTATATGTTCGTTACTGTACGTTACCGAGGATGTGATTCCGATACATAAATGTGAATACACATACTATGTGTGCATAGAAAAAAATCTGATAAGAATCTCACATGTATTGCTACCAATTATATGAGGATGAGATTCGTACCCATCGAATGACCTTAGACCTGAGAGATCCTATTCGTTACAATGTTGTATCACATGTTTCGGTAAGTCAATGATTGGCGTCAACAAACTATATATGGTGCACTGGACATGTGGTCCCACATCATTAATGAAAGAGATCATCAACATAAGATCCCCTACTCTTAATTGGGGAATATTAATAAAAGAGAATGTCTGTGTTTGATTGGACAAAAATCTGGTACTAACTTTGTTTTTGTAAACTGTttacaattattttttaatataaaaataatatttttattgattacttttaatttgaaatatttttttcgaTGTCCAATCATATTCATGGAATCTTTGAAACAAATATGTACAATGAGCTAGGTTTAGGTAGTATTAAACTACATATCTAGTAACTTATTATATGATATTAAAAAGTCGGAAGGTCTTATGTGCAAATTAAAGAATTAATATTGCATGACAATATTTGAGAATATTGAATGGTTAATTATCTTTTCATTGCTAGTGAATTATATTATCACCTATAATAGGAAAAATCACATTCTTTTTAGATTTTAccttttttcattttgaagCAAAGTGGTTATTCAATTTGGAAACTGTTCTCTACGACCAAGATTTGGCCTTTGTttaagaaacaaagatttgaccaaaagcaaaaccctaaaagggGTTTATTATAAAAGGGACAAGGGAGAGAGGCCCATAAGTTTTTGAatctcctctctcccctcccacattttttctctccctcccttctcCCCTTTGTGAGTGTGAGTTTGTGTGAAGGAGAAAACTAGGGTTTGTGAAACACTAGACTTTAATGGTGGATTGCTCTTTTCCAATTGAATGTGGATCGTAGTTTCAAAGTATTGAAATGATTAAATTCGTACAGTTGCTTAAGTGTGGAGGAACTATTATCTAGAGGAAGAACTTCGATTACAATTCTAAGGTAAACTATTTTGTTcccaaataatttatttttgtacaatgatttcaaacataagatgTCCCAATCCAATCCCTTTTCCTGCGCGATTGGGTTCTTGCCAACAGATTCATGGTTAGTTAGGCCCTGTTTGACAATCGTCCTATACCCATTCCAATAATTCCAGGTGGGATTGAATTGCCCCATACAATGCAACTATACATGAATGAATCTATCTAGAGGTCCTTGTTTCAAAAATTGTAGCCTGATGAAGAGTGAGGAAAAGGATCCTTACAAATTAATTGGGCGCCCAATTAGTGATCCAAGGGCTGGGAGGAATAGATGGGTGCATATCCCAGGTCCTCCCAACCCTTAGATCACTAATTGGATGCCTAATTAATTGGACAGGAGCCAAATCTGTGAGTGATGGCTATAAGTCAAATTGTAGCAAAGAGACGTGGAATGAaaaggggtgtaagtttggccctgacgggcTGAACCCGCTTTGAGCCTGAATAATGACCTTGAGGGCTggttaggattgaaaaacaCTAACCTAGGTCAAGGTTGGGCTTGCCTAAGTTGaggcctaggcccaacccatcctatccttttatccagaataatgaaatatgggtcattgattcttatggttgGGTGTCTTGAACATTTGTTATTGTGGTGCACTTCATAATTTAATTGCATTGATCATTTGATATATTGatgctttttctttgtttattttttcttaatgcGTATGACACGAATGGCAAAAACAAGGTCAACAAGGGTTAGCTCTACCCTGACAAAAATTAGGGCCAATTAGGGCCAACCCTGCCCAATTAGTCATTAGGGTTGAATTGGGTTGGCATGAGCTCGATAGGTTTGGGCCTATGCATGGGCCGAGAAGGGTTGGGCATGGGTTGAGCTTTGGGGACCTAGTGTTTAGGTTAAGGTTTTAAGCAAGTCGGCCTCAGCCCAACCCTGTTTTACCCCTATGTGGAACCACCAGTAGGAAAAAGATCCTTTGCAACCGTTGGAATGCCTAATCAGGCGTCTGACAGCTAGGAAGACCTAGGGGTGTGCATTCACATGTTGGGATGTCTATCTTGGTTCTCCTAGCCATTAGGTGCCTAGTTGGCGCCCAACAGATTGGCGGGGAGTCGGATCCCAAATAATGTACATGTATAGCTTGAAGACTCCCTCGAGAGGGGAGTCTATTCCATGGGGGTTGGGCCTTGACTGATCTCCTATCTTGACCTTTTCGATCTCAATCTACATCTATGGtccaagggtaaaatggtaatgcaaatttatttataaaatcaaGAATCGATAATGGCCAGTGTCATTCCAATCCGACCTATACTGACTGCTGAACCGTGATTTTTAGAACCATTCTCCTCAGTCCTCACCTTTGTTAGTTTCTTCGcatttaaaacacgtttaaaacgccGAACATTTTTTTTGACGTTTTAAACGACGTTTGCCGAATTGTCCACAGAAAGTCGGTAAAAAACGGGGACGTGGATATTTGAAGTTTTAAAAGCGTTGTAAACATGTATCCgtttttttaatggtaaaaaaacggatattaaaaaaataattaaaacttTCACTTTACAGTTCTTCACCCCATTCAGCCATTCGGCCCATTCCCAAactttcatttcaaagttcaaaccctaACTTTCCGAACTATTCTctcacttcctctcttcttctctcccaatGACGAATGACTGGAACATCGGAGTCTACATCCACGACGATGACGACGGCCAGTGGAAACACCTCATGACGACGGACGACAAGCGCAAACACTGGAGTATTGGACTCGACTTCGCCCCTGTCTTCTCTCCCAATAGTCCACAATCTACCTCACTACGACGGATGACGGAAAATGAACGACAGACGATGGATGACGAGCGCAAACACCAGATTCGACTTCACCCCTGTTTCTATTGTTGCAGAAAgaggtttttgatttttttcctattgatttctttattttttgatctAGTTAAATGAGTTGTTATACGATGCAAGGAAAGGATCATTCCCAACTGCTACATATCTGCTAGAAAACATATCTGAGAGAACCATGAATATGAGTAATAGTTATCCTCTTAGCGGCAGAACAGAATAAATGGATTTCACATCAAATGGAGAAACATAATTTGATATATGTACGAACCAATATTAGAAGATTAGATATTTGAAAATATCTTAAAACTTTTAGGGGTGTAGGCACAAATAATCCACACTGTTAGTAGCAAATTTGAAGAATTTTTTCTATAGTAAGAATTTGAGGACTAGGAAAACACTTTCATGTATTCCAGTCAAATTTCAGCATTGGTTCAAACTGCTTGGACTTTTTACCTGTCAATCTTTAAACTTTTAAGTTATTGTGCTTTAACTAAGCATAACTCTGGTATAAAAATCTTAAACGCTTGCTCAAATGGAAGTTTGATTGGCTTAAGTATATCACCATAGCATCAAGGCATATTTGGACAACTGTACAATCTTAAACTCTGCTAGAATAATACATTAATTTTATTGAGTTAAGCATCAAAATGTATGTGCTCACATTATCATTAGTGATTACTAAATTATTTGCTTGTTTTCCTTCCACGCCATAAAGATAGTCCACCTTCCGATTTTTTGTCTGTCCGAATTCTTTGTCCAATTTCCTAATTAGTCAACTTTTAACTAATTTAAGAGATCTCCAACAAGTAGCAAGGGAAGGGTCTGAAATTTGATGTGTTTAGGCTTTTCTGTTAATTATGATAGATGGAAGACCAAGTTTGTTGCAGAGAGATGACCAAGTCATGAATAGAGAAACTCCCTGTCTTTCCTTGTTCTATTTAGCCAACTGAATTTTAAAGCTTTTTGTTTGTATATTATTATAACTCCGTCTAAAAATCATAAACTGTGCCCTCTACACACAGAATTTACCAACTGTTCCTTATATAGAACTAGTATTGTTCTAACTttactcttttcctttcttcaatttttttttgggttatatagGAGAAAAGGGTTCTCTCTGTTCAGTTGCAGAAATTGTTTGGTAAATTAGAATCACTTTGTTCCACAATTTAGTATACAAAATATACTCCAACTTTCTTATTATGAATTCAAAGAAGATGACACAACGATTCCAATACTGCAACATTGATGTACAATGGATTATGAAAAGAAGTTGTTTTATTCTATGCTAGCTTGTGTTGAATTCTTTTTTGGATTACTTAAGGGAACTACTGATTTTTTACTCAGGGAACTATTCCTGCCCCTATACATAATCCGAGTAATATTTTATGCTACATTAGGTGTTTGAGAATTACTCTTTAGGCATGGATTTGTTGTGAAGATGTATGTTAAAATATGAATAAATATCTGattgttaattgttaattcTTTATTCTCAATTCTCATATGTACTCATCATATATGTTAAATTTGAATAAATATTTGATTGCATATTATGTAGGTACTTGATATTATTGAAAAATGGTTAGAAAAATGGATAAGTTTTGGGAACATGTACAACAACTTGGGCCGAGCCGTTTTAAATGCAATTATTGTGAACTTGACTACTCTGGTAGTGTTACTCGAGTGAAGGCCCATTTGGCTTGCTTGACTGGCCATGATTTTCAAATTTGTACTAAAGTCCCTGACCATGTTCAAGTTGAAGCCAGTGCAGAAATGAATTTGAGTgcatctaaaaagaaaaggatgaaTGAGACCCTAAAAAGTGGAATTGGTTCCACAAATTCTCATGGTAGGAGCATTCATCAAACCACAATGGTAGAGTTGATTGCTCAACAAGACAAGAAGTCATTAGAAAATATGATAGGAGAATTTTTTGTTAAGaataacatttctttcaatgttaTTCAGACAGAATCTTTTATTCAAATGATGAAAGGTGCTTGTGCCTATGGTCAGGGTTTTGTTATTCCTAGTTGCTCTACTCTTCGTACCCGTTTGATTCCTGAAGCTAAGGTAGAGATCATGGAATATGTGAGCAACATAAAGTCAACATGGGGTGGCACAGGTTACACAATAatgtctgattcttggattgACCTAAAGAAGAGGTCTTGGGTCAATGTGATAGCTTATTCTCCTGGTGGGGCTGTATTCCTGAAGTGTATTGATTGTGGTTCAAATAGTATTACTGCTGGATATCTTTTTAGGAAAATATCTGATGTTATTGAAATGCTTGGACCATAACATGTTGTGCAATTTGTTTCAGATAATGATGCTAACTATAATTGTTATGGTGATATGTTGATTGAAAAATGGTCTCACATGCATCGGACAAATTATGCTGCACATGGGATTAATTTACTTTTAAAGGATATCCATAAGCATGTTAGATGGGTGAGGGAAATTATTGATGATGGTAAACATGTAGTGGATTATATGCATAGGCACACAGTTGTTATAGCCTTAATGAGGGAATTCACAAATGACAAAGAGATTAAGCAACCTTGCAAGACAAGGTTTGCTACTAATTTTTTAAAGCTCCAATCTCTTATTGTAGTTGAGAATAAGTTAAGGCTATTGGTTGCATTATCTGAATGGAGAGGCTTCTATTGCAATAGAGttgaaataacattaaaaacTGTTAGGATAATTCAATCTGATATATTCTGGGACGAGGCAAAGGAGGTTATTGCTTTTATAGATCCTCTCATTAGGATTCTTCGTCTTGTTGATTCAGATGGTTCCACTGCATGTTACTTGTATGAAGCAACTGTTagggcaaaagaaaaattaagaaagtTAAAGGAGAGTGATGGAGTAAAGTACTTTACCATATTGGATTTGTTTGAtacaatggtggaaaagaataTAATTCATCTTGTTCATGTGCTTGCTGCAGCTTTAAATCCTAATAATTTGTTTGATGGTGGACTTTTTATTGAGACAAGTACAGTTGTGTAAGCTCAAGAATGTATTGTGGCGACCATGGTTTCTCTAGAAGATCGTGAGCAATTCACTGTAGAAATGGTTGAGTATCGAATGAGGAGCCTAAATTTGTTCAATATCACAGGAAAGTCTTTAATGAAAACTAACCATCCAATTAAGTCTGTTAGTTAATTAAGCttatatttctatttgtaaATCATCCTTATATGTGTTTACTTGTGTTAATTTATACAGATTTGGTGAGAATATATGGGTGGTTATCTTCCTGTGGTTCAAAAGGTTGTTTGCAGAATCTTAAGCTAACCTTGCAGTTCCTCTCCTTGCGAGAGGAATTGGAGTGCTTAGGACGTAAGGACGCAGcacaaacaaagaagaggaacAGATTAACTCCAGAAATGTTAGAAGATTTGGTATACATTAGAATGAATTCTTTGATAAAGGAGAAGTATGAAAGCCGAGCAATTTACGATACAAAACCTATTGACCTAAAGAAACTTGGTGATTTGCCTGATGTAAACATTGATTTGGAGACAGAGAGACTCGAAGAGACATATGTTGAACCTATTCATGATCAAACTAACTCTATATTATGATAcatttgtgctttttttttttaatgaaatgggatgatgtaatttggatgatacattttggattatgtaatttggatgatgattttggatatttgaatgatgtattttggatatttgaatgGTGTATTTTGGATCTTATATTAATCTTTGGATGGATATATTTTCGATGTTATTTCATGATATAGTAGGtttagaatttggattgaaatatgaatattatctatatttattttgattgttatccaagtatttagagaattattatgtcaatttatgtctatatattgcccttttttgacaccgtattatttcaatataaacgtttaaaacacgtatcgtctgttttttattttttttccgtttttaccgtatttgaccaTATTTTTACCGTCCTgatcacgttttgatccgtttaaaacatgcccgtaccgaacaatgtttttttgccgtttccgttttaactaacagagctCAGGCTGACCTTTTGACCCCATTCTTATTTTATTGTGGCATTTGATTTGCCACTTGAGCTGTGGCACCTTTTGATAATATttcatttttgtcatttttgtatttttttgttcttaaaaaaggagaaataacataaaaagcatttgataaaattgttttgtttcatcaatttctagaaacataaatcaaaatttatgcttatttataattctataaacggatttaagagaagaaaaaaaaaaaactattgtgcctgataaatctttcaactatttaaacctaaaaaggggcaactgaaccctctctcccttttgggcatccgatgttactattgggttttttagtggcattatgtctgtaaaaaaactttcgagaaacaggtttattaAACACCAAAGAATTcgtttttattttcagaaacgttatcaaacgatgtTTCAAATCCACAAATGGATGGAGGAGATTCTCT
It encodes the following:
- the LOC122086211 gene encoding uncharacterized protein LOC122086211 — encoded protein: MDKFWEHVQQLGPSRFKCNYCELDYSGSVTRVKAHLACLTGHDFQICTKVPDHVQVEASAEMNLSASKKKRMNETLKSGIGSTNSHGRSIHQTTMVELIAQQDKKSLENMIGEFFVKNNISFNVIQTESFIQMMKGACAYGQGFVIPSCSTLRTRLIPEAKVEIMEYVSNIKSTWGGTGYTIMSDSWIDLKKRSWVNVIAYSPGGAVFLKYNDANYNCYGDMLIEKWSHMHRTNYAAHGINLLLKDIHKHVRWVREIIDDGKHVVDYMHRHTVVIALMREFTNDKEIKQPCKTRFATNFLKLQSLIVVENKLRLLVALSEWRGFYCNRVEITLKTVRIIQSDIFWDEAKEVIAFIDPLIRILRLVDSDGSTACYLYEATVRAKEKLRKLKESDGVKYFTILDLFDTMVEKNIIHLVHVLAAALNPNNLFDGGLFIETNLVRIYGWLSSCGSKGCLQNLKLTLQFLSLREELECLGRKDAAQTKKRNRLTPEMLEDLVYIRMNSLIKEKYESRAIYDTKPIDLKKLGDLPDVNIDLETERLEETYVEPIHDQTNSIL